The following proteins are encoded in a genomic region of Nocardioides sp. cx-173:
- a CDS encoding SRPBCC family protein, which produces MVRAQSLPTSLCEDAAALLEEGTAIPTKTVENQIEVPASPSAVWERVVQPDGINYEMRPWMTMKMPRRAVGLTVDTVPLGQPIGRAWLRLFGFIPFDFDHLTVVEVEVGVRFLERSTMLSMRSWEHERRLTPVPGGTRVHDRVTFQPRVPVPGLAAVLARVIDPFFRHRQRRLRRYFAIR; this is translated from the coding sequence ATGGTGCGTGCCCAATCGCTGCCGACAAGCTTGTGTGAAGATGCGGCGGCCCTGCTCGAGGAGGGAACGGCCATACCGACCAAGACTGTTGAGAACCAGATAGAAGTGCCTGCTTCCCCGTCTGCGGTATGGGAGCGCGTGGTTCAACCCGACGGCATCAACTACGAGATGCGGCCCTGGATGACGATGAAGATGCCGCGTCGAGCGGTCGGATTGACAGTGGACACCGTGCCGTTGGGGCAGCCGATCGGTCGCGCGTGGCTCCGATTGTTCGGTTTCATCCCCTTCGACTTCGATCATCTGACGGTTGTCGAGGTCGAGGTGGGCGTCCGATTCCTCGAGCGCTCCACGATGTTGAGCATGCGCAGTTGGGAGCACGAGCGGCGGTTGACGCCGGTCCCTGGCGGCACCCGGGTTCATGATCGGGTCACCTTCCAGCCTCGGGTGCCTGTTCCAGGCCTCGCCGCAGTCCTCGCACGGGTGATCGATCCCTTCTTCAGGCATCGACAACGACGCTTGCGGCGGTATTTCGCAATCCGTTGA
- a CDS encoding DUF389 domain-containing protein, translating to MLNLRISSPTNLTAAVLATLSSDPAVSELASIPGASLRPQGDLILASVAREAANDLIDRLRELGVQHEGSIQIAPAGAWMSSRALSAQQLAPGSGADSVVWADVTQQAYEDSEPNWTFLSLISLATLIAGIAIILDSQILVIGAMVIGPEFGAIAALGVALVRRRHGLLGQALRALALGFAVGIAVTTLAALAARGLGWVSVADVTAIRPATGFIYTPDRWSFIVALIAAAAGVLALTSARVGGLSGVFISVTTIPAAANIALGIAFGVPEEIWGSVQQLLLNVAGMAIAGWATLLLQQVVWGRVSTGRSRLATRLRTRARGRRASSSTPGASGP from the coding sequence ATGTTGAACCTGCGGATCTCATCGCCGACGAACCTCACTGCCGCCGTCTTGGCGACCCTCTCCTCCGACCCAGCGGTCAGCGAGCTCGCCTCGATCCCGGGCGCGTCCCTGCGCCCTCAAGGCGATCTCATCCTCGCGAGCGTCGCGCGCGAAGCAGCCAACGACCTCATCGACCGGCTCCGGGAGCTCGGCGTACAGCACGAAGGCAGCATCCAGATCGCCCCAGCAGGCGCTTGGATGTCCAGCCGGGCCCTGTCCGCTCAACAACTTGCCCCCGGCAGCGGTGCGGACTCCGTCGTCTGGGCCGACGTCACGCAGCAGGCCTACGAGGACTCCGAGCCCAACTGGACCTTCCTCAGCCTGATCAGCCTGGCCACCCTGATCGCCGGAATCGCGATCATCCTCGACTCCCAGATCCTCGTCATCGGCGCGATGGTCATCGGACCGGAGTTCGGCGCCATCGCTGCTCTCGGCGTGGCCCTCGTCCGCCGCCGGCACGGACTCCTCGGTCAGGCCCTTCGAGCGCTGGCGCTGGGATTCGCGGTCGGCATCGCCGTCACCACGCTCGCCGCTCTCGCCGCTCGCGGCCTCGGCTGGGTCAGCGTCGCGGACGTGACGGCCATCCGGCCTGCCACCGGCTTCATCTACACGCCCGACCGGTGGTCCTTCATCGTCGCGCTCATTGCCGCCGCCGCCGGGGTCCTCGCCCTCACCTCTGCTCGGGTGGGTGGACTGTCAGGCGTCTTCATCTCCGTCACCACGATTCCCGCAGCAGCCAACATCGCCCTGGGCATCGCCTTCGGTGTCCCGGAGGAGATCTGGGGCAGTGTGCAGCAACTGCTGCTCAACGTCGCGGGCATGGCCATCGCCGGCTGGGCGACGTTGCTTCTCCAGCAGGTCGTCTGGGGGCGCGTATCCACGGGCCGCTCACGACTCGCCACCCGGCTCCGCACCCGCGCCCGTGGTCGACGTGCATCATCCTCGACACCGGGGGCGAGCGGCCCGTGA
- a CDS encoding MarR family winged helix-turn-helix transcriptional regulator, producing MTNERTLGQLLHRCHQVNTAIWTRTFGPTLTAPQYAVLSVVAESETHDMQTVATIGALDKATMTGVVRRLEAGGWIRRARHPDDGRRQTLALTPSAELVLSQTLDLVAAAREELLAPVPTEDHARATEGLRRLARADEVPPHLTPDVEPAWAKVGSSPGHLIRRAQQVHTSQWSAEFGQELTAPQYAVLRTLSTAGESRQTRLVELIALDKATLSGVIDRLARRGLVVSRPDPADRRSRLVALTDAGRALNEAALPRAERVQAQTTAPVPPAERAWLDHVLELLAFRGEAS from the coding sequence ATGACGAACGAGCGGACGCTCGGCCAGCTGCTGCACCGCTGCCACCAGGTCAACACCGCCATCTGGACCAGGACCTTCGGACCCACGCTGACCGCGCCCCAGTACGCCGTCCTCTCGGTGGTCGCGGAGTCGGAGACCCACGACATGCAGACCGTCGCCACCATCGGGGCGCTCGACAAGGCCACGATGACCGGCGTCGTGCGACGGCTCGAGGCCGGAGGCTGGATCCGCCGCGCCCGGCACCCCGATGACGGGCGGCGCCAGACGCTCGCCCTCACGCCCTCGGCGGAGCTCGTCCTGAGTCAGACGCTGGACCTGGTCGCGGCCGCGCGGGAGGAGCTGCTGGCTCCGGTGCCGACCGAGGACCACGCCCGAGCGACCGAAGGCCTGCGCAGGCTCGCCCGGGCCGACGAGGTGCCGCCGCACCTGACCCCCGACGTGGAGCCGGCCTGGGCCAAGGTGGGGAGCTCCCCCGGTCACCTCATCCGCAGGGCCCAGCAGGTGCACACCTCGCAGTGGTCGGCGGAGTTCGGCCAGGAGCTCACGGCTCCTCAGTACGCGGTGCTGCGGACGCTGAGCACGGCGGGCGAGAGCAGGCAGACCCGGCTCGTCGAGCTGATCGCGCTGGACAAGGCGACGCTGTCCGGCGTCATCGACAGGCTGGCGCGCCGGGGCCTGGTGGTGAGCAGGCCGGACCCGGCCGACCGACGAAGCCGCCTCGTGGCGCTCACGGACGCCGGACGCGCCCTGAACGAGGCGGCCCTCCCCCGAGCAGAGCGAGTGCAGGCACAGACCACGGCGCCGGTGCCGCCGGCCGAGCGCGCGTGGCTCGACCACGTCCTCGAGCTGCTCGCCTTCCGGGGCGAGGCGTCATAG
- a CDS encoding PPA1309 family protein: MTETKPPADPLDADPALASAILEIESHLAQDGWDQPARLYALVDTARLVSHEPALAAAMGLDHASEQGSLTAIEQDQLSPEVELERALETISWPPEVLGCAAVVERLVLPPDADAQIPEDETEAQRYAREHPDRQEVRIVAGATRHGATYCALRLRAHDDDQSVVGGIDLVPGLLALLGATLTDEPDTAESAEPEENP; encoded by the coding sequence ATGACCGAGACCAAGCCGCCGGCCGACCCGCTCGACGCGGACCCGGCACTCGCCTCCGCGATCCTCGAGATCGAGAGCCACCTCGCCCAGGACGGCTGGGACCAGCCGGCCCGCCTCTACGCGCTCGTCGACACCGCCCGCCTGGTCTCGCACGAGCCGGCGCTGGCTGCGGCGATGGGCCTCGACCACGCCTCCGAGCAGGGCTCGCTGACCGCGATCGAGCAGGACCAGCTGAGCCCCGAGGTCGAGCTGGAGCGGGCGCTCGAGACGATCAGCTGGCCCCCGGAGGTGTTAGGCTGCGCGGCGGTCGTGGAGCGGCTGGTGCTACCGCCGGACGCCGACGCGCAGATCCCCGAGGACGAGACCGAGGCCCAGCGCTACGCCCGCGAGCATCCCGACCGGCAGGAAGTGCGCATCGTGGCGGGCGCCACCCGCCACGGCGCGACGTACTGTGCGCTGCGCCTGCGCGCCCACGATGACGACCAGTCGGTCGTCGGGGGCATCGACCTGGTGCCCGGGCTGCTCGCGCTGCTCGGCGCCACCCTGACCGACGAGCCAGATACCGCAGAATCCGCAGAACCCGAGGAGAACCCGTGA
- a CDS encoding IS481 family transposase, producing the protein MSQPTSKARLVITALFVDNQTPAEVAARYGVHRAWVYKLKARYEAEGDTALEPRSRRPKTSPNALAAELVDLIARIRKELTEAGLDAGPETIAWHLEHQHGHRVSRSTISRHLTAAGLVTPEPKKRPKSSYIRFQAAMPNETWQSDFTHYRLTRPDARPGADAEIITWLDDCTRYALHVSAHPRITTPIVVTTFREALARHGIPASTLTDNGMVYTVRFAGGRGGRNSFEDELRRRHVVQKNSRPGHPTTCGKAERFQQTMKKWLRAQPAQPTTIVELQALLDLFLDQYNHQRPHRSLPHRATPATLYDSMPKALPGPATDPETHERVRHDRVDKAGSVTLRHNSRLHHIGVGRTHAGTCVILLVQDLQIRILNAATGELLRELILDPSRDYQPTGAPKGPTRRTPK; encoded by the coding sequence ATGTCGCAGCCCACGTCGAAGGCCCGCCTGGTCATCACCGCTCTGTTCGTCGACAACCAGACCCCTGCCGAGGTCGCCGCCCGCTACGGCGTGCATCGCGCCTGGGTCTACAAGCTCAAGGCCCGCTACGAAGCCGAGGGCGACACCGCACTGGAACCCCGCTCCCGGCGCCCCAAGACCTCCCCCAACGCCCTCGCAGCCGAGCTGGTCGACCTGATCGCCCGGATCCGCAAGGAGCTGACCGAGGCCGGCCTGGACGCCGGACCCGAAACCATCGCCTGGCACCTCGAGCACCAGCACGGACACCGGGTGTCCAGGTCGACCATCAGCCGTCACCTCACCGCGGCCGGACTGGTCACCCCCGAGCCCAAGAAGCGACCCAAGTCCTCCTACATCCGCTTCCAGGCCGCGATGCCAAACGAGACCTGGCAGTCCGACTTCACCCACTACCGGCTCACCCGTCCCGACGCCCGCCCCGGCGCGGACGCGGAGATCATCACCTGGCTCGACGACTGCACCCGCTACGCGCTGCACGTGAGCGCACACCCGCGGATCACCACCCCGATCGTGGTCACAACCTTCCGCGAAGCCCTCGCCCGGCACGGGATCCCCGCGTCCACGCTCACTGACAACGGCATGGTCTACACCGTCAGATTCGCCGGAGGACGCGGCGGCCGCAACAGCTTCGAAGACGAGCTACGACGACGTCACGTCGTCCAGAAGAACTCCCGCCCCGGCCACCCCACCACCTGCGGCAAAGCCGAGCGGTTCCAGCAGACGATGAAGAAGTGGCTGCGCGCCCAGCCCGCCCAGCCGACCACGATCGTCGAGCTGCAGGCACTCCTGGACCTCTTCCTCGACCAGTACAACCACCAGCGACCACACCGCTCGCTGCCCCACCGGGCGACCCCGGCAACGCTCTACGACTCGATGCCCAAAGCCCTGCCGGGTCCGGCCACCGACCCCGAGACCCACGAGCGGGTTCGACACGACCGCGTCGACAAAGCCGGCTCGGTCACGCTGCGCCACAACAGCCGTCTGCACCACATCGGCGTCGGCCGAACCCACGCCGGAACCTGCGTCATCCTGCTCGTCCAGGACCTCCAGATCAGGATCCTCAACGCGGCCACCGGCGAGCTCCTACGAGAACTGATCCTCGACCCGAGCCGCGACTACCAGCCCACCGGAGCACCCAAAGGCCCCACCCGGCGAACCCCGAAATAA
- a CDS encoding FAD-dependent monooxygenase has translation MQIHLNGFHHGDPDLKPDAQIAHDTDVVDVLVVGSGPAGSILAAQLADFPEISTRFIERRETPMTLGQADGVACRTVEMFNAFDLAHKLLREAYQITETVFWGPDEKGDIHRTGRVPDTEAGLSEFPHVIVNQARLQQYLVDRAAASPSRLQCEYGMEVVGIEVPADHDQPLEVKVRRAGMAESEPDLVIKARYVVGCDGARSSIRRGLGLELKGDSMNHAYGVLDVLAVTDFPDIRHKAIIRTDGAGGIGIIPREGGFLSRLYVDLGPIEPGDQTFRTTATKEMIVEAAQKYFTPYTFEPKEIPWWSIYEVAQRLTDRMDDVPEDERGSRSPRVFIAGDASHTHSAKAGQGMNVSMQDTFNLGWKLVSVLLGRSPQSLLDTYNEERRPVAKELIEFDRYFAAAMGGKRPETMDEKEGRPDLAGVKEIFQQAGRYTAGVATHYPIGSTLIGDDAHQKLANGYPIGYRFHSAPVVRLADAKPYHLGHVHKADARWRLFAFADQAPATSAESKLGALGEWLMTDPESPVVKYTPQGADIDAVFDAHAVYQQGFQDFDVEDVPRIFLPTKGALGLKDYEKVFTPDLENEDIFDLREIDRSGALVIVRPDQYVAHVLPLDAYDEIAAYFARFMTPVS, from the coding sequence ATGCAGATCCACCTCAACGGCTTCCACCACGGTGACCCCGACCTGAAGCCCGATGCGCAGATCGCACACGACACGGACGTCGTCGACGTCCTCGTGGTCGGCTCCGGCCCGGCCGGGTCGATCCTGGCGGCCCAGCTCGCCGACTTCCCGGAGATCTCGACCCGCTTCATCGAGCGGCGCGAGACCCCGATGACGCTCGGCCAGGCCGACGGTGTCGCCTGCCGCACGGTCGAGATGTTCAACGCCTTCGACCTCGCCCACAAGCTGCTGCGCGAGGCCTACCAGATCACCGAGACCGTCTTCTGGGGTCCGGACGAGAAGGGCGACATCCACCGCACCGGCCGCGTGCCCGACACCGAGGCCGGCCTGTCGGAGTTCCCCCATGTCATCGTCAACCAGGCCCGCCTGCAGCAGTACCTCGTCGACCGCGCAGCCGCCTCGCCGAGCCGGCTCCAGTGCGAGTACGGCATGGAGGTCGTCGGCATCGAGGTGCCCGCCGACCACGACCAGCCCCTCGAGGTGAAGGTGCGCCGGGCCGGCATGGCGGAGTCCGAGCCGGACCTGGTCATCAAGGCCCGCTACGTCGTGGGCTGCGACGGCGCGCGCAGCTCCATCCGCCGCGGGCTGGGCCTGGAGCTCAAGGGCGACTCGATGAACCACGCCTACGGCGTGCTCGACGTCCTGGCCGTCACCGACTTCCCCGACATCCGGCACAAGGCGATCATCCGCACCGACGGTGCCGGCGGCATCGGCATCATCCCGCGCGAGGGCGGCTTCCTCTCGCGCCTGTACGTCGACCTCGGCCCGATCGAGCCGGGCGACCAGACCTTCCGCACCACGGCGACCAAGGAGATGATCGTCGAGGCCGCGCAGAAGTACTTCACCCCCTACACCTTCGAGCCGAAGGAGATCCCGTGGTGGTCGATCTACGAGGTGGCGCAGCGCCTGACCGACCGCATGGACGACGTGCCCGAGGACGAGCGCGGTAGCCGTTCCCCGCGCGTCTTCATCGCCGGCGACGCCAGCCACACGCACAGCGCCAAGGCCGGCCAGGGCATGAACGTCTCGATGCAGGACACCTTCAACCTCGGCTGGAAGCTCGTCTCCGTGCTGCTCGGCCGCAGCCCGCAGAGCCTGCTCGACACCTACAACGAGGAGCGGCGCCCGGTCGCCAAGGAGCTCATCGAGTTCGACCGCTACTTCGCTGCCGCGATGGGGGGCAAGCGACCCGAGACCATGGACGAGAAGGAGGGGCGCCCCGACCTGGCCGGGGTCAAGGAGATCTTCCAGCAGGCGGGGCGCTACACCGCCGGCGTGGCGACGCACTACCCGATCGGGTCCACCCTGATCGGCGACGACGCCCACCAGAAGCTCGCCAACGGCTACCCGATCGGCTACCGCTTCCACTCCGCGCCGGTGGTCCGCCTGGCCGACGCCAAGCCTTACCACCTCGGCCACGTGCACAAGGCCGACGCCCGCTGGCGCCTCTTCGCCTTCGCCGACCAGGCGCCCGCCACGTCGGCCGAGTCCAAGCTCGGTGCGCTCGGCGAGTGGCTGATGACCGACCCCGAGTCGCCGGTGGTCAAGTACACCCCGCAGGGCGCGGACATCGACGCGGTGTTCGACGCGCACGCGGTCTACCAGCAGGGCTTCCAGGACTTCGACGTCGAGGACGTGCCGAGGATCTTCCTGCCGACCAAGGGCGCCCTCGGCCTCAAGGACTACGAGAAGGTCTTCACGCCCGACCTCGAGAACGAGGACATCTTCGACCTGCGGGAGATCGACCGCAGCGGCGCCCTGGTCATCGTGCGCCCGGACCAGTACGTCGCCCACGTGCTGCCGCTCGACGCGTACGACGAGATCGCGGCGTACTTCGCCCGGTTCATGACGCCCGTGTCGTAG
- a CDS encoding type II toxin-antitoxin system VapC family toxin encodes MRYLLDTNVVSALRVRGRNLAVEAWATSVPVGDQFVSALTVAEIERSVVAKERTDARQGVLLRRWFEDNVLPAFADRVLPFDLPAARILAGYRVPEHAPFDDALIAAVAESAGMTVVTRNVRHFEPLGVPVHDPWDTPTPEG; translated from the coding sequence GTGAGGTACCTGCTGGACACCAACGTGGTGTCCGCGCTGCGGGTCCGCGGTCGGAACCTCGCGGTGGAGGCGTGGGCTACGTCGGTGCCGGTTGGCGACCAGTTCGTCTCGGCGTTGACCGTCGCGGAGATCGAGCGCAGCGTGGTCGCGAAGGAACGTACCGACGCAAGGCAGGGAGTGCTTCTTCGACGTTGGTTCGAGGACAACGTGCTGCCCGCGTTCGCGGACCGGGTGCTCCCGTTCGACTTGCCAGCGGCGCGAATCCTTGCTGGCTATCGGGTTCCCGAGCACGCGCCGTTCGACGACGCTCTCATCGCGGCGGTTGCGGAGTCTGCTGGAATGACGGTGGTGACGCGCAACGTCCGACACTTCGAGCCCCTCGGGGTGCCGGTCCATGATCCGTGGGACACGCCCACACCCGAGGGCTGA
- a CDS encoding FitA-like ribbon-helix-helix domain-containing protein, with product MEQILIRNLPVGTKAALRKRAKQSHRSVEAEARDALTKALSDEPVTIVDLLGTDEGADIEFEPERLGLTARSAHL from the coding sequence ATGGAGCAGATTCTGATCCGCAACCTTCCCGTTGGGACCAAGGCGGCGCTGCGCAAGCGTGCCAAGCAGAGCCACCGGTCGGTGGAGGCCGAGGCGCGCGACGCGCTGACGAAGGCACTCAGTGACGAGCCTGTCACGATCGTCGATCTGCTGGGCACGGACGAGGGCGCTGACATTGAGTTCGAGCCCGAGCGGCTGGGGCTGACGGCTCGATCAGCGCACCTGTGA
- a CDS encoding UPF0182 family membrane protein produces MSELFDDDPRDPAPAPSRRSRALIVSAVVLIVAFFGLTTFAAIYTDRLWFRSSGYGNVFNTLFWTRTGLFIAFGAFMGLVVAVNVVLAYRYRPLFRPTSPEQGGLDRYRDAVTPIRTWIVVGVALLLGLFAGTSGAGEWRNYLLWRNSQEFGSEDAYFNRDIGFYVFDLPFLHYLVDFMMATIVIALLAAAVTHYLYGGVRLQARRDRLSGAAQVQLSVLLGLFVLVKAGDYYLDRFDLVNQSGRLITGITYTDDHAVLPAKSILMGIALICAVLFFLNVWRRTWTLPSVGLALLALSAVLLGMIWPGIVQQFQVKPSEADKEAEYIAANIEATRAAYDLTDVESEPYTSNSSADPELASALSSQTASVPLVDPQLVRATFQQNQQGRAYYSVAPVLDVDRYEMNGVERALVLGVRELDQDEINDADKNWSNLHTVYTHGNGVIAAYANQRGTDDNSPGTDIQWAEGNQEDRDGSRQDDLTQATGGYESRIYFGEDSPDYSVVGKASEDAGSVELSLSSGTEDEDQTTTYDGAGGVDIGSTFNQLMYAVKFGEPNFLLSGRVHENSQVLYNRTPRERVEKVAPWLTVDEDAYPAIVDGKVVWILDGYTTTDRYPSAERESFEEMTTDSLQDDDGLATLPTDEINYMRNAVKATVDAYDGTVTLYEWDEEDPLLKAWMGAFPDTVEDKSEISDELMKHLRYPEDLFKVQRYQYARYHITDANDWYQGNDRWEVPQDPNTKGDLLQPPYRLFVDEAPAEGEGATQETWSLTSTFVPYRKENLASFVSVNSDATSPDYGKITVRELTDQNTQGPGLIANEFSNDEKVREALLPYTSGDSPPKFGNLLTLPVDQGLIYVEPVYAVRSSTSGYPILRFVLASYGGEVGIGGTMTDALKDVLDVDEIAGQEPKPSPGPDTPPDPSLSVDQRIRNLLDQAQAAFDRADEALAANDLGTYQEQNERASELVQQAIDLAEQRDAAADEASPAEEQPAE; encoded by the coding sequence GTGAGTGAGCTGTTCGACGACGACCCCCGAGACCCGGCCCCTGCGCCGTCGCGTCGTTCGCGGGCGCTGATCGTCTCGGCGGTCGTGCTCATCGTCGCGTTCTTCGGACTCACCACGTTCGCGGCGATCTACACCGATCGGCTGTGGTTCCGCTCGTCGGGCTACGGCAACGTCTTCAACACGCTGTTCTGGACCCGGACCGGGCTGTTCATCGCGTTCGGCGCGTTCATGGGTCTCGTGGTCGCGGTCAACGTGGTGCTCGCCTACCGCTACCGGCCGCTGTTCCGCCCGACCTCGCCGGAGCAGGGTGGTCTCGACCGCTACCGCGACGCCGTCACCCCTATCCGCACCTGGATCGTCGTCGGGGTCGCGCTGCTGCTCGGCCTCTTCGCCGGCACCTCGGGCGCGGGGGAGTGGCGCAACTACCTGCTGTGGCGCAACTCCCAGGAGTTCGGCAGCGAGGACGCCTACTTCAACCGCGACATCGGCTTCTACGTCTTCGACCTGCCCTTCCTGCACTACCTCGTCGACTTCATGATGGCGACGATCGTGATCGCGCTGCTCGCGGCGGCGGTCACCCACTACCTGTACGGCGGGGTGCGACTGCAGGCGCGCCGGGACCGCCTCTCGGGCGCGGCGCAGGTCCAGCTGTCGGTCCTGCTCGGGCTGTTCGTCCTGGTCAAGGCCGGGGACTACTACCTCGACCGCTTCGACCTGGTGAACCAGTCGGGTCGCCTCATCACCGGCATCACCTACACCGACGACCACGCGGTCCTGCCCGCCAAGAGCATCCTCATGGGCATCGCGCTGATCTGCGCGGTCCTGTTCTTCCTCAACGTCTGGCGCCGCACCTGGACCCTGCCGTCGGTCGGCCTCGCGCTGCTCGCGCTGTCGGCGGTGCTCCTGGGCATGATCTGGCCCGGCATCGTGCAGCAGTTCCAGGTCAAGCCCTCCGAGGCGGACAAGGAGGCGGAGTACATCGCCGCCAACATCGAGGCCACCCGGGCGGCGTACGACCTCACCGACGTGGAGAGCGAGCCCTACACGAGCAACTCCAGCGCCGACCCGGAGCTGGCCTCCGCGTTGAGCAGCCAGACCGCATCGGTGCCGCTCGTCGACCCGCAGCTGGTGCGGGCGACCTTCCAGCAGAACCAGCAGGGTCGCGCCTACTACTCGGTCGCGCCGGTGCTCGACGTCGACCGCTACGAGATGAACGGCGTCGAGCGCGCCCTCGTCCTCGGCGTGCGCGAGCTCGACCAGGACGAGATCAACGACGCCGACAAGAACTGGTCGAACCTGCACACCGTCTATACGCACGGCAACGGCGTCATCGCCGCCTACGCCAACCAGCGGGGGACCGACGACAACAGCCCCGGCACCGACATCCAGTGGGCCGAGGGCAACCAGGAGGATCGCGACGGCAGCCGCCAGGACGACCTCACCCAGGCGACCGGCGGCTACGAGAGCCGGATCTACTTCGGCGAGGACAGCCCGGACTACTCCGTCGTGGGCAAGGCCTCCGAGGACGCCGGCAGCGTCGAGCTGAGCCTGTCCAGCGGCACCGAGGACGAGGACCAGACCACGACGTACGACGGCGCGGGCGGGGTCGACATCGGCTCCACCTTCAACCAGCTCATGTACGCCGTGAAGTTCGGCGAGCCGAACTTCCTGCTGTCGGGGCGGGTGCACGAGAACAGCCAGGTGCTCTACAACCGCACCCCGCGCGAGCGCGTCGAGAAGGTCGCGCCGTGGCTGACCGTCGACGAGGACGCCTATCCCGCCATCGTCGACGGCAAGGTCGTGTGGATCCTCGACGGCTACACCACCACGGACCGCTACCCCAGCGCCGAGCGCGAGTCCTTCGAGGAGATGACGACCGACTCGCTGCAGGACGACGACGGCCTGGCCACGCTGCCCACCGACGAGATCAACTACATGCGCAACGCGGTCAAGGCGACCGTCGACGCCTACGACGGCACGGTGACGCTCTACGAGTGGGACGAGGAGGACCCGCTGCTCAAGGCGTGGATGGGCGCCTTCCCGGACACGGTGGAGGACAAGTCGGAGATCTCCGACGAGCTCATGAAGCACCTGCGCTACCCCGAGGACCTGTTCAAGGTGCAGCGCTACCAGTACGCGCGCTACCACATCACCGACGCCAACGACTGGTACCAGGGCAACGACCGCTGGGAGGTCCCGCAGGACCCCAACACCAAGGGCGACCTGCTGCAGCCGCCGTACCGGCTGTTCGTGGACGAGGCACCCGCCGAGGGGGAGGGGGCGACGCAGGAGACCTGGTCGCTGACCTCGACCTTCGTGCCGTACCGCAAGGAGAACCTCGCGTCCTTCGTGTCGGTCAACTCCGACGCGACCTCGCCGGACTACGGCAAGATCACCGTGCGCGAGCTCACCGACCAGAACACCCAGGGTCCCGGCCTCATCGCCAACGAGTTCAGCAACGACGAGAAGGTCCGCGAGGCGCTGTTGCCCTACACCTCGGGCGACTCGCCGCCGAAGTTCGGCAACCTGCTCACGCTGCCGGTCGACCAGGGCCTGATCTACGTGGAGCCGGTCTACGCCGTCCGCTCGTCGACATCGGGCTACCCGATCCTGCGCTTCGTCCTCGCCTCCTACGGCGGCGAGGTCGGCATCGGCGGCACCATGACCGACGCGCTCAAGGACGTGCTCGACGTGGACGAGATCGCCGGTCAGGAGCCCAAGCCGAGCCCCGGCCCTGACACCCCGCCGGATCCGAGCCTCTCGGTGGACCAGCGGATCCGCAACCTGCTCGACCAGGCGCAGGCGGCCTTCGACCGGGCTGACGAGGCACTGGCCGCCAACGACCTGGGCACCTACCAGGAGCAGAACGAGCGCGCCTCGGAGCTCGTCCAGCAGGCCATCGACCTCGCCGAGCAGCGCGACGCGGCGGCCGACGAGGCGAGCCCGGCGGAGGAGCAGCCTGCCGAGTGA